One segment of Anatilimnocola aggregata DNA contains the following:
- a CDS encoding ABC transporter permease/substrate-binding protein produces MSHLLRITIALILLWVLASPADAQEKVVVGSKSYNEPIILGEMAAHLARQAGAQATHRAELGGTQIVYQALLKGDLDLYFEYTGTLLGEIFAGENLRTDDEIRAALATQGIRMGKPLGFNNTYALGMKEARAEELGITKISDLARLASTDKRVADLKIGVSDEFIHRKDAWPGLKERYHLPFEVTGMDHNLAYRGLDTGTLDVTDIYSTDAQVQLYNLRVLEDDLGYFPNYYCVALYREDLEQRAPEVVAAVKKLEGLIGNGAMTEMNARVQVDRQSESQVAAEFLKQKLDIDVPLPPDDRWQKLIRNLTRTTVQQLRLVVISLTAAILVAVPLGIIAFRRPRIGHIILGAVGVIQTLPSLAVLVFLVPLLGIGPAPAIAALFLYSLLPIVRNTYTGLRDITGNLRESATVLGLDDYARLRLVELPLASRSILSGIKTAAVINVGAATIGGLIGAGGYGQPIMTGLRLADTSLLLQGAIPAALMAIAVDSLFGFAERFIVPAGLQIKQGD; encoded by the coding sequence ATGTCCCACCTGCTGCGGATCACCATTGCTTTGATACTTCTCTGGGTTCTGGCCTCGCCTGCCGACGCGCAAGAGAAAGTCGTGGTCGGCTCCAAGTCGTACAACGAGCCGATCATCCTCGGCGAAATGGCCGCGCACCTAGCTCGCCAGGCCGGCGCGCAGGCCACGCATCGCGCGGAGCTAGGCGGTACGCAGATTGTCTATCAAGCACTTCTCAAAGGTGATCTCGATCTGTACTTCGAGTACACAGGGACGCTCCTCGGTGAAATCTTTGCTGGTGAGAATCTGCGCACCGATGATGAAATTCGCGCGGCGCTTGCCACGCAGGGAATTCGCATGGGCAAGCCGTTGGGCTTCAACAATACCTATGCCCTGGGCATGAAAGAGGCACGGGCTGAGGAACTGGGCATCACGAAGATTTCGGATCTGGCTCGACTAGCCTCCACAGACAAGAGAGTTGCCGACCTCAAGATCGGTGTGAGTGACGAATTCATTCACCGCAAGGACGCCTGGCCCGGGCTGAAGGAGCGATATCACCTGCCCTTCGAAGTGACTGGCATGGATCACAACCTGGCGTATCGCGGGCTCGATACTGGCACGCTCGACGTCACCGATATCTACTCGACCGATGCCCAAGTGCAACTCTACAACCTGCGTGTGCTCGAAGACGACCTGGGCTATTTTCCCAATTATTACTGCGTGGCCTTGTATCGCGAAGATCTCGAACAGCGTGCGCCGGAAGTGGTCGCCGCGGTAAAGAAGCTGGAAGGATTGATTGGCAACGGAGCGATGACCGAAATGAACGCCCGGGTGCAAGTCGACCGCCAGAGCGAATCGCAAGTGGCCGCCGAATTCCTGAAACAGAAGCTCGATATCGACGTACCTTTGCCCCCGGACGATCGCTGGCAAAAACTGATTCGCAATTTGACCCGCACCACAGTCCAGCAACTGCGACTGGTCGTCATATCGCTCACGGCAGCGATTCTGGTGGCCGTGCCGCTCGGTATCATCGCCTTTCGCCGCCCGCGCATTGGCCACATCATTCTCGGCGCAGTGGGAGTTATTCAAACGCTCCCTTCATTGGCCGTGCTGGTATTCCTTGTTCCACTGCTGGGAATCGGTCCCGCGCCGGCGATTGCCGCGCTCTTTCTGTACAGCTTGCTGCCGATTGTACGAAACACCTACACCGGGCTGCGCGATATCACGGGCAACCTGCGCGAGTCAGCCACGGTCCTGGGGCTCGATGATTACGCACGGTTGCGACTTGTCGAGTTACCGCTGGCCTCGCGTTCGATTCTGTCGGGCATCAAGACAGCTGCGGTCATTAACGTCGGCGCTGCAACCATCGGCGGCTTGATCGGCGCAGGAGGCTATGGTCAACCCATCATGACAGGGCTGCGCCTGGCCGATACTTCGCTACTGTTGCAGGGCGCCATTCCCGCCGCCTTGATGGCCATCGCCGTCGATAGTCTGTTCGGCTTCGCCGAGCGGTTCATCGTTCCCGCCGGTTTGCAAATCAAGCAAGGCGACTGA
- a CDS encoding SDR family NAD(P)-dependent oxidoreductase, whose translation MPVLNKVIIVTGGGTGVGRETSLAMARLGYHVIVNYSRSREEAEETAREISALGVRAFAVQADVADDAACRAIVAFAVKELGRVDVLVNCAGTTDFIPFQDLDAVTDETWQRLYQVNVVGAFHCARAVREPMLAVGGGTIVNVSSVAAQLGQGSSIPYCCTKAAVDNLTVSLARTLAPHIRVNGVAPGFIEGRWTQGGLGAKYDSIKQAYERTLPLGRVCQPQDIADGIVSLITGSKLVTGQTLTVDAGMMISGFQVKFD comes from the coding sequence ATGCCAGTCCTTAATAAGGTCATCATTGTTACCGGGGGTGGTACAGGAGTTGGTCGCGAGACATCGCTGGCGATGGCGCGACTCGGTTATCACGTGATCGTGAACTACTCCCGTTCGCGCGAAGAGGCAGAAGAAACCGCCCGCGAAATTAGTGCGCTCGGCGTGCGCGCATTTGCCGTTCAAGCCGATGTGGCCGACGATGCTGCCTGCCGGGCAATAGTGGCGTTTGCGGTGAAGGAACTAGGCCGCGTCGATGTGCTGGTGAATTGCGCCGGGACGACGGACTTCATTCCGTTTCAAGACCTGGATGCCGTGACCGACGAAACGTGGCAACGACTGTATCAGGTGAATGTGGTGGGAGCCTTTCACTGTGCTCGCGCCGTCCGCGAACCAATGCTGGCGGTGGGTGGCGGCACAATCGTCAATGTTTCCAGTGTGGCTGCCCAATTGGGTCAGGGAAGTTCGATTCCTTACTGCTGCACGAAGGCTGCGGTCGACAATCTCACCGTGTCGCTGGCCAGAACGCTGGCTCCGCACATTCGTGTTAACGGAGTTGCGCCAGGTTTCATTGAGGGTCGTTGGACCCAAGGGGGACTGGGTGCGAAATACGACAGCATCAAGCAAGCCTACGAGCGGACGTTGCCGCTCGGGCGAGTTTGTCAGCCGCAGGACATTGCCGACGGCATCGTCAGCCTTATCACCGGCAGCAAGTTGGTGACCGGGCAAACACTCACGGTCGATGCGGGTATGATGATCAGCGGTTTTCAGGTGAAGTTCGATTAA
- a CDS encoding DUF1559 family PulG-like putative transporter, producing MSIPSKRGLTLVEVLVVVAIIGVIIALILPAVRTSREAARRMQCGNNVKQLLLGVQNYHDTFMSLPYGAISRKGSKADGTPTWGMSWLLLMSPFCEGKSPYYHAAETAGVNAIGNDCLSPAVRAAADGVKMKYMLCPSSPLPEMQSLDSQQLSLPSYAGIMGANVHLANPPLDAIDPKGRIVAGPYGGFAAANGLLMVNECVPFDKCKDGTANTILVGEVADWYYDRGGRRNPAMSVANAGDGYHDAAGWLAGTNLPGAIEKDGSPVAPDHVLNLVTIEHAIVTNNRDGTQPQWGTQGIGRCGLNNPLLSGHPAGVVTGFADGHVQLVTKQTAPYVLKRLAIRDDGAELPRF from the coding sequence ATGTCTATTCCATCCAAACGTGGCCTTACGTTGGTCGAAGTGCTAGTGGTGGTTGCCATTATCGGCGTGATCATCGCCCTGATACTTCCCGCGGTGCGAACTTCGCGCGAGGCCGCGCGGCGCATGCAGTGCGGCAACAACGTCAAGCAGTTGTTGTTGGGCGTGCAGAACTATCACGATACGTTCATGTCTCTTCCGTATGGGGCAATCAGTCGCAAGGGAAGTAAAGCAGATGGCACGCCGACTTGGGGCATGTCGTGGCTGTTACTCATGTCGCCATTTTGCGAAGGAAAAAGTCCTTACTACCACGCGGCTGAGACGGCAGGCGTCAATGCCATTGGCAATGATTGCTTAAGCCCTGCAGTGCGAGCTGCCGCCGATGGTGTGAAAATGAAATACATGCTCTGCCCGTCGAGTCCACTCCCTGAGATGCAATCGTTGGATAGCCAACAACTTTCGCTACCCAGTTACGCAGGAATCATGGGAGCCAACGTACACTTGGCAAATCCTCCGCTTGACGCCATCGATCCGAAAGGACGAATCGTCGCAGGTCCCTACGGCGGCTTTGCTGCCGCGAATGGCCTGCTCATGGTCAATGAATGTGTTCCCTTCGACAAGTGCAAAGACGGCACGGCGAATACGATCCTCGTCGGCGAAGTTGCCGACTGGTACTACGATCGGGGTGGGCGGCGCAATCCGGCAATGAGTGTCGCCAATGCCGGCGATGGCTACCACGACGCTGCCGGATGGCTAGCGGGGACCAATTTGCCGGGCGCGATCGAGAAAGATGGTTCGCCCGTTGCGCCGGATCACGTTCTCAATTTGGTAACTATCGAACACGCGATTGTTACCAATAATCGTGACGGTACGCAGCCGCAGTGGGGCACGCAAGGGATCGGCCGCTGCGGACTCAATAACCCGCTCCTCTCCGGCCATCCCGCTGGCGTTGTCACCGGTTTCGCCGATGGGCACGTGCAACTAGTAACCAAACAGACTGCTCCCTATGTCCTGAAGCGGCTCGCGATTCGTGACGATGGGGCAGAATTGCCGAGGTTCTAA
- a CDS encoding ATP-binding cassette domain-containing protein — protein sequence MIQLKNVSKSFGNLLVLQPTSLEVTPGRCTVLIGPSGCGKSTLLRLMIGLIEPDEGEVLFDGERLTSSNILACRRRMGYVIQDGGLFPHLSARENTSLLARHLGWGNGEANKRVDELAELTRLPKTALDRYPAQLSGGQRQRVGIMRALMLDPAVILLDEPMGALDPLVRYDLQEDLRGIFHSLKKTVVLVTHDMGEAGFFGDDVLLLGNGRIVQRGTLDDLIRTPADDFVAKFIRSQRLPELTAK from the coding sequence ATGATTCAACTAAAGAACGTCTCGAAATCCTTCGGCAATTTGCTAGTGCTGCAGCCGACTTCCCTCGAAGTGACGCCGGGCCGCTGCACGGTGCTGATCGGCCCGAGCGGTTGCGGCAAGAGTACGCTGCTGCGGTTGATGATCGGCCTGATCGAGCCCGATGAGGGGGAAGTGCTGTTCGACGGCGAACGCCTAACTAGCAGCAACATTCTCGCTTGTCGCCGCCGCATGGGCTATGTGATTCAAGATGGCGGACTCTTTCCGCATCTCAGTGCGCGAGAGAACACCAGCTTGCTTGCGCGCCATCTGGGCTGGGGCAACGGCGAAGCCAACAAGCGGGTCGATGAACTAGCCGAGCTGACACGCTTGCCGAAAACGGCCCTCGATCGTTACCCGGCGCAACTCTCGGGCGGTCAGCGGCAACGCGTCGGCATTATGCGGGCCCTGATGCTCGACCCGGCCGTCATCCTGCTCGATGAACCAATGGGCGCGCTCGATCCGCTGGTGCGGTACGACTTGCAGGAAGACCTGCGCGGCATTTTTCATTCTCTGAAGAAGACGGTTGTGCTGGTCACTCACGATATGGGCGAAGCGGGCTTCTTCGGCGACGACGTGCTGCTACTCGGCAATGGTCGCATCGTGCAGCGCGGGACGCTCGACGATCTGATTCGCACTCCGGCCGATGACTTCGTGGCGAAGTTCATTCGTTCGCAACGTCTGCCCGAACTAACGGCAAAATGA
- a CDS encoding NHL repeat-containing protein, translated as MTNGSRLFTFAITILSALPVLAAENVQPVRMGCGIMTFDTVPGWGLRPDGTSALGPTHGAVVIDKDGNVYTSANKGVVVFTPDGKVIKEYLGEKYTNIHDMEIRSEGDAEFIYGARNSSAEGIKFNAHTGEIVLKLPFPEESGLALKKFSPTAITVAPNGDIFLSDGYASNHIFKFDKSGKYLAHFGTKGNDLKQFNTAHGMTLDTRYEPARLLICDRNHSPKGRLLHYDLDGNFLAEVATGLGQPTSAAVQGDFVSVPDLQGRVVILDKSNTIIAVLGHNADLAKRGFNVPQDKWVEGVFSGTHGSYWDKEGNLYVQDWNVAGRIMKLVRVK; from the coding sequence ATGACCAATGGTTCGCGCCTCTTCACTTTCGCAATCACCATCCTGAGCGCACTCCCCGTGCTGGCCGCCGAGAACGTGCAGCCCGTGCGCATGGGCTGCGGAATTATGACATTCGACACTGTGCCGGGCTGGGGACTGCGTCCCGATGGCACTTCGGCGCTGGGACCTACTCACGGCGCGGTCGTGATCGACAAGGATGGAAACGTTTACACCAGCGCGAATAAAGGGGTGGTCGTGTTTACGCCGGATGGCAAGGTGATTAAGGAGTACTTGGGCGAAAAGTACACCAACATTCACGATATGGAGATTCGCAGCGAAGGAGATGCTGAGTTCATCTATGGCGCGCGCAATTCGAGCGCCGAGGGGATCAAGTTCAACGCGCACACCGGCGAGATTGTGTTGAAGCTTCCATTTCCTGAAGAGTCAGGCCTGGCCCTCAAGAAATTCAGCCCGACTGCCATTACGGTCGCACCGAACGGCGACATCTTTCTCTCGGATGGTTACGCCAGCAACCACATTTTCAAGTTCGATAAATCCGGCAAGTACCTGGCGCACTTCGGCACCAAGGGAAACGACCTGAAGCAGTTCAACACAGCGCACGGCATGACGCTCGACACTCGGTACGAACCGGCGCGCCTGCTGATCTGCGACCGTAACCACAGCCCCAAGGGTCGCTTGCTCCACTACGATCTCGACGGCAACTTCCTTGCTGAAGTGGCCACCGGCCTGGGACAGCCCACTTCGGCCGCCGTGCAGGGGGACTTTGTTTCGGTGCCCGACTTGCAAGGGCGAGTGGTCATTCTCGACAAGAGCAACACCATCATCGCCGTGCTGGGGCACAATGCCGACCTGGCCAAGCGCGGCTTCAACGTGCCGCAAGACAAGTGGGTCGAAGGTGTCTTCAGCGGTACGCACGGTTCGTACTGGGACAAAGAGGGGAACCTCTACGTCCAGGACTGGAACGTCGCCGGCCGCATCATGAAACTCGTACGGGTTAAATAA
- a CDS encoding 1-acyl-sn-glycerol-3-phosphate acyltransferase, whose protein sequence is MNRQPYQTPPQSWPPLMTPWIVKLWRPLINRELRRGQKITHIEVQGIEHPQQALRDNCGVMVTPNHSFHYDSYVMIETAHRVGQPFHFLSAWQVFAMSKPFAQRVLQWHGCFSINREAADLKAFKQAVDILQTSPQPLVVFPEGDIYHSNDRVTPFRDGAAAIAMSAAKKSERKIVCQPCALKCFYEKDPSQELAEVMTRLEQRFNWRPRTSWPLDQRIFAYADGLLSLKEIEYIGRQQSGTIPERIQGLANHVLARLEQTYGVTNAGGIVPERVKEVRRAVIKQLETPDLAEEVRQPLVEAMDDLFFVVQLFSYPGNYLAEKPTLERTAETLDKFEEDVLEQDFPGIRGERHAIVRFGPPIEVPKQRDQRDAVARMTDQLEHAVQGLLDEINQERAAKFKV, encoded by the coding sequence ATGAATCGCCAGCCTTATCAAACGCCTCCCCAGTCGTGGCCGCCGCTGATGACACCGTGGATCGTCAAGCTATGGCGACCGCTCATCAATCGCGAGCTGCGCCGGGGGCAGAAGATCACGCATATCGAAGTGCAGGGGATCGAACATCCACAGCAAGCCCTGCGCGACAATTGCGGCGTGATGGTTACGCCCAACCACTCGTTTCATTACGACTCGTACGTGATGATCGAAACGGCCCATCGCGTTGGCCAGCCATTTCACTTTCTCAGCGCCTGGCAAGTTTTCGCCATGAGCAAGCCGTTCGCGCAGCGGGTGCTGCAATGGCATGGCTGCTTCAGCATCAATCGCGAAGCGGCCGATCTGAAAGCCTTCAAGCAGGCGGTCGATATCCTGCAAACGTCGCCGCAGCCTTTGGTGGTGTTTCCCGAGGGAGACATCTATCACAGCAACGATCGCGTCACGCCGTTTCGCGATGGGGCAGCCGCCATCGCCATGTCGGCTGCCAAAAAGAGCGAGCGGAAGATTGTCTGTCAGCCTTGCGCGTTGAAGTGTTTTTACGAGAAAGACCCTTCACAGGAATTGGCCGAGGTAATGACGCGGCTGGAGCAGCGATTCAATTGGCGGCCGCGCACCAGTTGGCCGCTCGATCAGCGAATCTTCGCCTATGCCGATGGTCTCCTCTCGCTCAAAGAGATCGAATACATCGGCCGTCAGCAGAGCGGGACGATCCCCGAGCGAATTCAAGGGTTGGCGAATCATGTCCTCGCGCGCTTGGAGCAAACCTATGGCGTGACGAATGCCGGCGGCATCGTACCCGAGCGGGTGAAGGAAGTGCGCCGCGCGGTCATCAAGCAACTCGAAACTCCCGACCTCGCAGAAGAAGTTCGTCAGCCCCTCGTCGAGGCGATGGACGATCTGTTTTTCGTCGTGCAGTTGTTCAGCTACCCGGGGAATTACCTGGCAGAGAAACCGACACTGGAGCGAACCGCCGAGACGCTCGACAAGTTCGAAGAGGATGTGCTCGAACAGGATTTTCCCGGCATTCGCGGCGAGCGGCACGCCATCGTCCGCTTCGGTCCACCGATCGAAGTTCCCAAGCAGCGCGACCAACGCGACGCAGTCGCCCGCATGACCGATCAGCTCGAACACGCGGTGCAAGGGCTCTTAGACGAAATTAACCAGGAACGAGCCGCTAAGTTCAAGGTCTAA
- a CDS encoding Gfo/Idh/MocA family protein — MPRLAFVGVDHPHGAHWRQMLQNVAAAAPLVALLPAFDGGTTSLEERYAGLPRFSSVGDLLRWNEFDAAVVCLPNCDGPEVIAELIRAGKHVLAEKPVGMTAANTQCVAQALEQHPQVAFQNGYMWRYDEAAERLQAMVRDERFGKLISIEMTFATSDIARRGPEHYLFDPAVSGGGFFSWLACHQLDLLLYITGQAVVGVTARTGVFSEQASAVEDGGVAILDLEGGGLATFIGGYWIPRWAGESHWRIRGSQRWVEWDPTRAGTGGVLDIHGPKPQWHAMEDSFTLPVDTVPGYGGRRCLALVQDWLDAMQNPGQRCRNTAQSTLQTLQLIDTIYQSSREGRRIECRIGG, encoded by the coding sequence ATGCCTCGTCTCGCGTTTGTTGGTGTCGATCATCCGCACGGTGCCCATTGGCGGCAGATGTTGCAGAACGTGGCTGCCGCAGCGCCGCTCGTTGCGCTGTTGCCCGCGTTTGACGGAGGGACGACGAGTCTGGAAGAGCGCTATGCCGGGCTGCCGCGGTTCAGCTCGGTGGGCGATCTGCTGCGGTGGAACGAGTTCGATGCAGCTGTCGTCTGCTTGCCGAACTGCGATGGGCCGGAAGTGATTGCGGAGCTAATTCGCGCGGGAAAGCATGTGCTGGCCGAAAAGCCGGTGGGGATGACCGCGGCCAATACGCAGTGCGTTGCTCAGGCCTTGGAGCAACATCCGCAGGTCGCGTTTCAGAACGGCTACATGTGGCGGTATGACGAAGCGGCCGAACGACTGCAGGCCATGGTGCGCGACGAGCGCTTCGGCAAGTTAATCAGCATCGAAATGACCTTCGCCACCAGCGACATTGCCCGCCGCGGGCCCGAGCATTATCTGTTCGATCCGGCCGTCAGTGGCGGCGGCTTCTTCAGTTGGCTGGCTTGCCATCAACTCGATTTGCTCCTGTACATTACCGGTCAGGCAGTCGTCGGCGTAACCGCGCGAACCGGCGTCTTCAGCGAGCAGGCGTCCGCCGTCGAAGACGGGGGAGTGGCGATTCTCGATCTGGAAGGTGGCGGCCTGGCGACGTTTATCGGCGGCTATTGGATTCCGCGCTGGGCGGGCGAAAGTCACTGGCGCATTCGCGGTAGTCAGCGGTGGGTCGAATGGGATCCGACCCGCGCGGGAACCGGCGGCGTGCTCGATATTCACGGCCCAAAACCCCAGTGGCATGCGATGGAAGACTCGTTCACGTTGCCCGTCGATACGGTGCCCGGCTATGGCGGTCGCCGTTGCCTGGCCTTGGTGCAGGATTGGCTCGACGCGATGCAGAACCCGGGGCAGCGCTGCCGGAATACGGCGCAATCGACGCTGCAGACCTTGCAACTGATCGACACGATCTATCAATCCAGCCGCGAAGGGCGGCGGATTGAATGCCGGATCGGTGGCTGA
- a CDS encoding serine/threonine-protein kinase gives MADLDSPAEALEVAIAEFLQAEEAGRPMSQAELLAKFPEVSASLAEFLEGHERLRSALAPLRQSVEYLVQRWHDSSPPAERPTLDFHPSSAEPDVVQPLLPAARFGDYELLEELGRGGMGVVYKARHIRLNRVVALKMILAGRFADEHDLVRFRAEALTAASLDHPGIVPIHEAGEVEGLPYFSMSYVEGISLAHQVKQGPTAPSDAARLVRRISAAVAYAHAHGVIHRDLKPANILLTSEVATGRLEPKITDFGLARRMDVDSQLTASGQVLGTPSYMSPEQAAGRVHDIQAAADVYSLGAILYALLTGRPPFIADGPMEVLLQVLEQDPPSLRSLNPAVPPELEWICLKCLEKRPENRYQSATNLAEDLDRFLRQEPLEARAGSWWHRLRRWGRREPVFAAHLMSLAFVLLLAQFIFIGHAGRDWDYHWPICGTILGWMIACGLLQTMARRQQTTEAISYGWSVVDVVFLTGLLSLLVAPLGLLFGSYHVLICAASLYFRTRLVVVTTALAMLGSTLLLIARPAAAGPWHYGVALEATLALTGMLVGYHVWRLGILRDYYEERRPRQ, from the coding sequence ATGGCCGATCTCGACTCACCCGCCGAAGCTTTGGAAGTTGCCATTGCCGAGTTCCTGCAGGCGGAAGAGGCGGGGCGGCCAATGTCACAGGCGGAGTTGCTCGCGAAGTTCCCCGAAGTGAGTGCTTCGCTGGCAGAATTTTTGGAGGGTCATGAGCGCTTGCGGTCGGCACTGGCGCCCTTACGACAGTCGGTCGAGTACCTGGTGCAACGTTGGCACGATAGTTCCCCTCCAGCTGAACGACCAACGCTCGACTTTCATCCGTCATCGGCGGAACCCGACGTCGTTCAACCACTGCTGCCAGCAGCCCGCTTTGGCGATTACGAATTGCTGGAGGAATTAGGTCGCGGCGGGATGGGGGTCGTCTACAAGGCGCGGCATATCCGGCTGAATCGCGTGGTCGCCCTCAAAATGATTCTGGCTGGTCGCTTTGCCGATGAGCATGATCTGGTGCGCTTTCGCGCGGAAGCACTAACGGCCGCCTCGCTCGATCATCCAGGTATTGTGCCAATTCATGAAGCGGGCGAAGTCGAAGGCCTCCCCTATTTTTCGATGAGTTATGTCGAAGGAATCAGCCTGGCTCATCAGGTGAAACAAGGACCAACCGCGCCCAGCGACGCAGCCCGGTTGGTGCGACGAATTTCTGCGGCGGTGGCTTATGCCCACGCACATGGGGTGATTCATCGCGACTTGAAGCCCGCGAACATCCTGCTCACCAGCGAAGTAGCCACTGGCCGCTTGGAACCCAAGATCACCGACTTTGGGCTCGCGCGGCGCATGGATGTTGACAGTCAACTAACCGCCAGTGGGCAGGTTCTCGGTACGCCCAGCTATATGTCACCCGAACAGGCAGCGGGGCGAGTACACGATATCCAAGCTGCAGCGGACGTCTATTCGCTCGGGGCGATTCTCTATGCCCTGCTGACCGGGCGGCCACCATTTATCGCCGATGGTCCCATGGAAGTTTTGCTGCAAGTGTTGGAGCAGGATCCTCCCTCGCTACGTTCGCTAAATCCCGCGGTTCCTCCGGAGTTGGAATGGATCTGTCTGAAGTGCCTGGAGAAACGTCCCGAGAATCGTTACCAGTCGGCAACCAATCTGGCTGAGGACTTGGACCGCTTCTTGCGGCAGGAACCGCTCGAAGCGCGGGCCGGATCGTGGTGGCATCGACTGCGCAGGTGGGGACGGCGCGAACCGGTGTTCGCGGCACACCTGATGAGCCTCGCGTTTGTGCTGCTGCTGGCGCAGTTCATTTTTATCGGGCATGCTGGGCGCGATTGGGATTATCACTGGCCCATCTGCGGGACAATCCTGGGCTGGATGATTGCCTGCGGGCTGTTGCAAACCATGGCCCGCCGGCAGCAGACAACGGAAGCGATCTCCTACGGCTGGAGCGTTGTCGATGTCGTTTTTCTCACCGGACTGCTCTCGCTGTTAGTCGCCCCGCTCGGTCTGCTGTTTGGCAGCTATCACGTGCTGATCTGCGCCGCGAGCCTTTATTTTCGAACTCGCCTGGTGGTGGTGACCACCGCGCTGGCGATGTTGGGCAGCACTCTGCTTTTAATCGCGCGCCCCGCTGCGGCTGGTCCCTGGCACTATGGGGTTGCCCTGGAAGCAACGCTCGCACTGACTGGAATGCTCGTGGGCTATCACGTTTGGCGGCTCGGCATTTTGCGCGATTATTACGAAGAACGTCGTCCCCGCCAGTAG
- a CDS encoding DUF1559 family PulG-like putative transporter, protein MLFPAVQAAREAERRMQCGNNIRQLLLGLQNYHDTYMTLPYGARNRTVEANADRSTWGTSWLFATSTFCESNNYWDKTYTASKATPKSDFCSHEVRNGVVDRKMKFMLCPSSPLPEMQSLDGQQLSLPSYAGVMGANVHVANSLLEATDPKGRIVAGPYGGFAAANGLLLVNEVVTFSDCKDGTANTILVGEVSSWYPNRGGRRNLAMSVANAGDGYNDVAGWIAGTNLLKPVAKDGPVIGVDRVLNLITIEHPVLDERIELPAWGTQGIGRCGLNNPLSSAHPAGAVTGFADGHLQLLTKQTAPYILKRLAIRDDGAELPEY, encoded by the coding sequence ATGTTATTTCCCGCCGTGCAGGCCGCGCGCGAGGCTGAGCGGCGGATGCAGTGCGGCAACAACATTAGGCAGTTGTTGCTGGGATTGCAGAACTATCACGATACGTACATGACTTTGCCTTATGGAGCGAGAAACCGCACTGTGGAAGCAAATGCCGACAGATCAACTTGGGGCACGTCATGGCTGTTTGCGACGTCGACCTTCTGCGAATCGAATAACTATTGGGACAAAACATACACAGCGAGCAAGGCAACTCCCAAGAGCGACTTCTGCAGCCACGAGGTTCGAAACGGCGTGGTTGACAGGAAAATGAAGTTCATGCTCTGCCCGTCGAGTCCGCTCCCAGAGATGCAATCGTTGGATGGCCAACAACTTTCGCTACCCAGTTACGCGGGCGTCATGGGAGCCAACGTACACGTGGCTAACTCCCTGCTAGAGGCAACTGATCCAAAAGGTCGAATCGTAGCTGGTCCCTACGGCGGCTTTGCTGCCGCAAATGGCCTGCTGCTCGTGAACGAGGTTGTTACTTTCTCGGACTGCAAAGATGGTACTGCGAATACGATTCTCGTCGGTGAAGTCTCAAGCTGGTATCCCAATCGTGGAGGTCGTCGCAATTTGGCAATGAGCGTGGCCAATGCCGGCGATGGCTATAACGACGTAGCAGGCTGGATTGCGGGAACCAATCTATTGAAGCCAGTCGCAAAGGATGGCCCCGTGATCGGAGTCGATCGCGTGCTGAACCTCATCACCATTGAGCATCCCGTTCTCGACGAGCGAATCGAATTGCCAGCCTGGGGCACGCAAGGCATCGGCCGCTGCGGGCTCAATAATCCGCTGAGTTCTGCGCATCCGGCTGGTGCGGTAACGGGCTTTGCCGATGGCCACTTACAGCTGCTGACCAAACAGACCGCTCCTTACATCCTCAAGCGACTGGCGATTCGCGACGATGGGGCAGAATTACCGGAGTACTAA